A window of Hordeum vulgare subsp. vulgare chromosome 5H, MorexV3_pseudomolecules_assembly, whole genome shotgun sequence genomic DNA:
AGTTGAAATCTATCAATTTGTAAATTTACATGGCAGCAAAGTCATGCGTACCAGAAGCCTGAAAGGCTCTTCAGCCATCTTGGCAGCAAGGCCCAGGAGTAAGTTGTACTGGTGCTCATAGGTGTATGCGCGAGCGTATATGATCTAAAACAGAAAGATCACGAATTAAACAAAGATGTTGATCCGTTCTTCCTTAAATGGGTCAAGAGAGATGTAATAGGAGCCATACATTGTCAAGAACAGCATTGGCATCCATCCCAAATCTCTCAGCAATTGGCACAATGCGTTCAGGCCGACTGATAACTCCATCAAGGAAACAGTTTCGAGAAATATAGAAATGTAAATGAATTCATTGAACAAATCAGCTATAGGTATTACTAAGGAATCCAAAGGATACAATGTTCCCTCAGTGTCAATGTAGGCAACCTTCCCGTTCCCACCATGCATGTGGAGTGGAAGCTGTTATACATTTGATTAAACAAGCAGAGTTGTTCATGGATTCTGTTGTAGTGAGGTTACATCGATGAAATACAAGGCAGGAAATGGACCTGAGTGGAGACACAAAGAGTATGAGCCAACTGGGTCTTCCCTGACCTGCAAGCCAAATTAAATAATATGGATTTTAACGCTAGAAAGTTGGAACTGAATTCAGAAATGGTTGAATAACAAATACGCTTTGGAAGTCAGTGTTACAATTGTGCTCATGGAAAAATAGTAAGAGCATGTGTGTGCTGCCTCAGGGAAATAgtgaataataatattgatgtacatatgtttgcatttttgcatgtaacaGGTATCCAGTATTCAGTGTTAGCATCACAGCAATAACGACTTAGGAAGTGTAATATGCACTACCATCAATACCTCTGGAAGACTAGACAGTACAAAAGGAGGTAAAAGAAGCTTATCAGAGTTTTACCAACACGCACTAAAAAATTACTAGCACTAACTACATCTACTGCCAAATATGGCACAAATCATACATATcagatatacaactaatatattggCGCTCGCTGCAAAAAAATAAGAAGCCCAGAAGAAAAAGGTAACCGGAATATTTACTGACCGGAACTCTCCAAATGCCTCTGTGATACAGAGAGTTTCAATCCCTCCTTCAAATTATGGAAATATGTTAATAGGTTAGAGCATAACATCAGGAATAATCAGAACAGAATCAAGGACGACATATCTTACCTCCAAGCAGCTCATCAAGTGCTTGGCTCCCAGTGGTAATCCGGACAACAGACTTTCGCTTCAATATACAGAAAAGTAAATCAAACAACCGGGCAGTGCACAGGTGAAGTAATGAGAGCACTCAAGCAGATTCCAAAAACAAACTACTGTTTACAGTAAGTTTAGCATAGTATCACTATTGCCAAAACAGCACTAAACTGTATGATCGTCCTTCATCAGTAGCTTAGCTCCTAAACCTTACCTTAATAAGGAGATCACTTCCTGTCATGAAACCCTGACTCTGAAAATCAAATAGAATACAAACTTTAGAACACTCTATCACATAGCACGGATGGCACAGAAGTTGTAAACCAGAATCAATGCAAAGAGAATAATATGGCACAGAAGTTCTAAATCAGAATCAATGCAAAGATGATAACAATCATACCAGAAGTTTCTCAGCAGCCTCGCAGATCTTATCAACCTTTGCTTCAGACAAGCCCTTAATCCCTGTAAGGCTCTGCAAGATGAATCCATACATTGATattgaaacaacatcaatcatgtGTTGAAACTCGAATACATAAAACAACTAATAGCAGTCATGCGTCATGAACCAGAAATCAACTTCAGTATGCAACCACAAATTTTAAGGAGAAGGCATGCAGATTTAGGCTGATGGGATTGGGACCTTCTTGGTGTGCATCATCAGGCCATTGCAAGTGTAGATCCCCGCATCCTGCAGCTTCTTCACGTCTCCTGCGTTTATCCCCTGCGTGATCACTGTTTGGACGAGTGATTAGTTACAGTATTACAAGCAAGGGTGGATCACATCTTGGTTTAGGATTCAAATTCATGGGAATGAACAAGGTGCACGAAGAACCAATTGGATCACGCAAACAAAACACAGGCGCGGATCACATCTAGGCAAATGTTTAAATCAAATTTGCTAAGCTCACAGAAGCTACCCGTAATTATGGAACAGAACAGATGAACATTCAGAAAAAAATGTGCAACAGATGAGTAAGACAGGCTTAAAACCCTACGCCTCGAAGTGCACGAAAACGCGTTCGTAATTGGTCAAAGTTTCCACAGAAAACACATGCGATTGAACTATATCTAGTTTGGAATTCGAAAGGATTCTACAGGCAGTGATCGCGACGCCGGATTAAACGCATGTCGGCACAAAATGGGGCTAAGTTCAGACTAATCCGTGGATTGCACAAAATTAGGCTACCAAAGCGCGCTAGTTGCTCCCCAGATTGCACGAAATAGGGGAGAAAACCGAAACCAACGCAACACGAGCACGCGACTACGCTGCACGCACCAAAAACCAACCAAATGTGGAGGCTAAGCAAAATCCGCACCAAATCTACCTCCAAACAGCACGAAATTGCGACCGAAACGCACGAACTTAAGAGGCGGAAGCACCCGGAACGCAACGGCGACCAGGCCTAACCCCCACACGCCGACACGCCCGCGACGCAAATCAGCGGAGCTGCACAAAATTAGGCTACCAAAGCGCGCTAGTTGCTCCCCAGATTGCACGAAATAGGGGAGAAAACCGAAACCAACGCAACACGAGCACGCGACTACGCTGCACGCACCAAAAACCAACCAAATGTGGAGGCTAAGCAAAATCCGCACCAAGTCTACCTCCAAACAGCACGAAATTGCAACCGAAACGCGCGAACTTAGAGAGGCGGAGGCACCCGGAACGCAACGGCGAGCAGGCCTAACCCCCACACGCCGACACGCGCGCGACGCACGCCGGAGACGGGGGCGGCGGGAGGGTTTGCAGAGGAGAGGGGTAGGAGGCGTCGAACGTACACTTGTCAATGGACTCGaagcactcctcctcctcctcgacccgGTCGGCCTCCATGAGCTGGAGCTGCCCGCCCTCGTCGTACTGCTTGGACGGCGCCATCCCGCGTGAGCGCCTGCGTCACAGCCTCATAGGAGAAGGTGTTAGGAGCGAGCACGGGGACACACGAGCGAAGACGGTGAGTGGAAGCGGTGGAGGAGGACGAGACCTGTACGAGGCGGAGGCTCGCGTGCGGCTTGGAGAAGGAAGTTGGGGCGGAGGCTGGGGGAGAGGGGAGGTTTGTTGCGCAGGTGCGGGTGGATCACTGAGGCTGCGAGGTGGGGGTATTTGTGGGGCCCTCGCGAGGAACTTGTGCTTGTGGATCGTAACACCAAGCCCAACGTTCTTTGCTGCTGCCAGCTAGGCCCATTCGAAATACAAAATTTTGAACGGGGCGCTGACGTTCCTCTTCTTCGACTACATCGAATGAAGTTAACTCCATCGAGATCTGGTGACCACGAGGAGGATCCCCGGCCTACATGCCACAAAGACCTGGTCTCGTAGCTTACGATGACCTGTTTTATGGGTTTAAAATATCATTATATGTGGTGGTGCTTTCCGAGATCTTGCTATGACGATTGCTTTTTTTTTTCCGGTGTTGCCATGGTGACGGTGAAGAACGTTTGTGGACTGCTCACCATCGAGGCATGAATTTCTGTGAGGATGGAATAGTAGTTTTACTTCTTGTGAATTTTTTTGTTCAAAGTTGCTTGACAAGCATTTGTGTCTCGTACGGTGATCATATGTGTAATTTCTATGAATAAATTGTCTAATAAAATATATGATTGCTTCAATAAAAACTATTTATGTAAAAGTGTTTCCTTTTgttagggtttatggatgcattgAATCTCAGTTGACTGAGATTTAACAAAGTCTCAATTACGCCCTACTTCGTTCAATACAACTTTTAGATTTGTGGTAGTTCCACTATACTGCTCTTCTAGCCTGTTTTAAGCCCATTTTCATTTTGTTGTCTTGATGTTATCTGTTGGAGCGCACATGGGCCAGATTCGAGGAGGGGTGCATGGTGCAAACGGCTAAGCGATgctattattgttgttttgtctttttgttgtttctattttatttttcttgtgtcaTTTTCAAGTCCTTTAGTTTAACTTTTTAACTTTTTAtttgtatattttatttatttgatcGAAAGAAGGTATATTAAGCGAAAGAAGGTATATGATGATAATTTTAGATGAGTATTATCTAATGCACATCTAAGTTTTTCATTGCTGTATGGAACGCCTCAAGTTTTGTGCTCTCCTTCAGAGGGCATTATTGTTTTTCGTGTGGCATGTGTGTTGATTCTCGTTTTTGCATGAGTGTGCTATCTTTTTTTTGCGGAGGCATGAGCGTGTTATCGACATGTGGATTTTTATGTCCtcccttctttttattttctcatTGGGATGTGTGCTTTTATACGACTGTGCAGATTGTGTGCTTTGGATAAATGTCCGGCCATTGTTTTGTATATGTGGATGCTTTCATAAATGTTTTTATAATCATGTTCACACACCTACAACGCTACTAGTTGCattttatttttatccttttTACTGTCATATCGCATGAGAAAACGAACACGATCATTCCCGAAATGTATTTTTGCTATCCCCAAGAGTCATTTTTTAAATTTTATGTTCACCTCTTGACATGCAATTGCAAGTATTACAATAGTATTGGTTGCACGTGACTATAAGTGTCGCCCCCTCCCCCGACCAAACTTTGTAGTGTTTTATCAAGGGAGGGGGCAACTTCATCTCTCCCAGTATGCGAGCAACCGCAAATGTCGCTCCCGATACAACTGCATGTCTTTCAATGTGAGTGCAAACTATGAGGTGTCTAGTAGGGGAGGGATAGTTGCATGTATGTCACTAGACACGTAACTGCAAGTGTTGCCCCCGACTACAACCGCATGTCTTCAATACGACTACAACTCAGTGGTGTTTTGTCAGGGTTGGGGGATGATACGTCTCTAgcatatctataaatttttattgtttcatgctattattttaaCAATCTTGTATGATTTATACCAAATTTCATATTATTTGAGAAACTAACCTATTAGCCTAGTGCCAATGACCgctattgttttcttcttgtttttggatttttgaaaaatctgtatcaaacagagtccaaatgcaatgaaacattttgatgatttttttggaccgaaAGATACCCTCGAAGCTTTGGAGGGAGTCCATGCGCCCTTGTTGCCCCATCTGGGTCCGACTCTCTGgcatataaattcacatatatcccaaaaatcctagaggagcaCGTGGAATAATTTTTTCACCATCGCAAGCCTCTATCCTTCTGCGATCCCATCTAGAGGCGTTTTTCAATACTCTATCGGAGGGGAAATCCATCACAGATCACATCTTTAAttatcaaccttgttgcctcccCAATGATCCGTTAGTAGTTCCTAtaggacctacaggtccatagctataactagatctctctctctctctccatccctccctccctctctccctctctctccctccctccctctctctctctctccctctctcactccatccttctctccctctctccctctctccctccctctctctctccctccctccctccctccctctccctccctccctctccctccctctccctctctctccctctccctctctccctctccctctccctctctctctcctgatCTTGAATACAATGACCTCTTTGGAGACCTATTCAATGtaatctttgcggtgtgtttgttgggatctgattaatcgtgagtttatgttaagattattcaTTGAAACTACTTGTTCTATTCTGAGATTTattatgtatgatttcatatgGCTATGTATGATTTCTTATCTATAAGTGTGCTTTGGCTAAGTAGATGAGTAGATCTTCAAAGgaagtggtgcatagtagtatgttcaatcttgcggtgtcctcactctATGACTAGAGGAGTAGCAAGGCACATATTTATATTGTTGCAAGTAAGGAAAAAATGATGGGGTCTGAACATATTAATtggtcttactttgtctacattatgtcatcatactccaagcattactctatttgttatgaacttaataccatagatgcatgttggatagcggtcgattggtGGAGTAATGATCGATAGCGGTTGattggtagtagatgcagaatcatttcggtctagttTTCACGGACGTAATGCCCATatattgatcatggcatgaataacaacataattattttcttttctatcaattgcccaatagtaatttttgCACCCATCGGTACTATGCTCATGAGAGAGATGCCTGTTGTGAACGCTATGGCCACTGGGTCCACTCAcctttctttgttgcacgttgagggatggttaTATTATTCAGTTATGTTAGCATTTTTTagatattgcactagtgaaagtatgaaccctaggccttatttccatgcATTGATATATCATTGTTCTCACtttttactacttgttaccttgctgtttttatatttttatattacaaaaacctatatctactatacaTACTACActatatcaccatctcttcgccgaactagtgcacctatacaatttaacattgtattgggtgtgttggggacacaagagatttcttttatttgattgcagggttgtttgagagagaccatcttcatcctaccgcCTACGGACTGATAAAACTTATGTCATCCAGTTGAGGGAAATTTGCAGCTGTCCTATGCTACTTGTAAATTGCGTTGGGATTTTCCctgaagaggaggggagatgcatcacagtagagataagtatttccctcaatgtgaaccaaggttatcgaaccaaaaggagaatCACGCAATCCTTATTTAGTAGCACCTACACATAGAATCACacacttgcatccaacgcgggcaagagagttatctagccccttgaactcgttacttgcaaggagtAAATATTGATAGATAGGTAAGATAAATATAAAAGTAAATCAAACTGTAAATAAAttgtagaaaagtatttttggagtttttttaTTATGTTGAAGTAGACCAggggcatagttttcgctaggggttctctcttgaacatagcatgcggtgggtaaacaaattactgttgggcaattgatagaatagcgcatagttatgacatgttattcacgccaatgatcatgtatataggcatcacgtccataaacaagtagactgactcctgcctgcatctactactattactccactcatcgactgctattcaaacatgcatctagagtattaagtacaaAACAaaataatgcttggagcaagatgacatgatgtagataaagtaagacaagcaatatgttaataccccatcgttttatccttaatggaagcaATACAATACTTATCATGTCCCTTTATGCCAGTGGGATTAAGAAACacgagattgaacccatcacaacacaccactcccattgaagataaatcagtctagttggccaaaccaaaccgattgATCGAatagaaatacgaagctataaaaatcatgcataaaagaattgaGGGAAGActcaatatatattcatgaataatctgatcgtaaaccgacaattcattggatcccaacaaacacatcgcgaACGAAGATTACATCAGGTTGAACACCGGAGGAATCGCAGTGAAATTTCTATTGAAggtcaaagagagagagaagaagtcgtcTAGGTACTCGCTCCGGACCCGTATGTGTGTGGTGgacaactcacacatcatcatgagggaaacaagattgatgtagatggcctccgtgatcaattccccctcCGATAGGTTACCACAAAAGGTGTCCAAATGGCCTCCCAACGAAATAAAAATTTGCgatggcggaaaaagtgtttcagttGGAAATTTGTTGGTTTCACGATTTTAGACAATTTATGGAAGTGGAATTAAGTGAGATGGAGCCACGTGGGGAACAGAAGGCATCAAGGCACGCCTACCCCCCCTCAGGCATGCCTTGTTGCCTTGTCATATCCTCATGTCTCTTATGGTCTCCTTTTGAAGCCTCCAAGTCCTATTTTGGTTGAGTAAAAAACATCAAAAATATTCgtagcgtttggactccgtttggtacttgtttcctgaaaagcaaaaaacacacacaaaagaacaatTGGCGCTTGGCACTCGGTTAATAGGttggttcccaaaaatgatataaaatagcatataattgcatataaagtatccaagattgataatataatagcatggaacaattaaaaattatcgatacattggagatgtatcaacatccccaagcttaattcctactcgtcctcgagtaggtaaatgacaaaaaaaatgatgTTACATACTACGCAAAATGTAACCAGAGAGGACTTGCTATGGCTTAAGTATAAGGTTTGTCCTCATCATTGGGACTAGCTCACACTACTTACCCTTTCTTTGTGATCATCTCTGGTCCTTAGCAACCCCTAGTTTATTTTACTCTCTTTGGTCCTTTGACAATATTCACTATATTTTTATACTTCTGGTAGACATTTTGTTACAGTTTTGAGGGTGCCCATCCCTCTGTGTAATATGTAAAATTATACTATTTTTATTATAGCACACAATAGGAGCCTCTCCTACTATTTTCCAGCTAAAAAACATGTAACCTATTTAAGGTATGATCTTGAGAAACAATGAACTAAttgatatcaacataataatatccataaacataaacaacataatcattcatattcaaaatatactatcctcaaagaatgttattccctactcattatatcatattagcatggcatgactctGTCCTCACCGCATAAGTACAAATCATGAGCACCTTGGTGTCAAGTCAGGTAATTGGATCATAACTCTAACATGCTTCAGCATTTtcaacctcactcaatacatgagcgtgaaccatagaTATGGCATAtgggtgaaatagaatatggtggtacagATCAAAAGGAGTTAAAGTGGAAACAAAGTCTCGAATCAACTAGGCGgactaatgggctatggagatgcccatcagtcgatattgatgtgaggagtagggattgcttgcaacagatgcactagagctataagtgtatgaaagctcaatggaagctaagtgggtgtgcatccaacttgctttctcatgaagacctcgaccatttgaggaagcccatcatcggaatatacaagccaagttctataataaaaaatttccactagcatatgaaaatgacaaactcACGAGACtcgctatatgaagaacatggtgcttgattgcaatctctggcaatggctagacgaatgatgatgacaacaaaccttcccctgcaacggaactagaagaatgttgttgatggcccaccaccgCGTggcttcgcagcagttttcgagggtagagtattcgacccaaatttgttggtttaccagacaggaggtgagagaatactctcgagtattagcagctgaatttgtcagattcaaccacacctgaaagattagtatctgcaagcacagtagtaacaggaaagtagcgagtaacggcagtgtaacgagcaatagcagtggcaaggaatagcagtagtgacagcagtagcaagtagcaacagtagtagcagcagcagcagagcaagacaagtaacatcagtaggacaaactcgtaggcaatgggtcggtgatttgtttggatgatattcatcatgcaacagttataacacggagagatatgtggctagctcccgttcgtcaatgtgatgtaggcatgcattccgtgtgtcgtcatacgtgcttagggaaaagaatttgcatgacatctattgtccatccctcccgtggcagcggggtccaaaaggaaactacgggatattaaggttccccttttaataaagaaccagaccaacgcattacacttggtgaacacatgaactcctcaaactatggtcatcatcgggagtggttccggttattgtcactcacgggttgccggatcataacacatagtaggtaactacaacttgcaagatcggatctaaaacacacatatattggtgacaacataataatttcagatctgaaatcatggcactcgggccctagtgacaagcattaagcatggcaaagtagtagcaacatcaatctcagaacatagtggatactagggatcaatccacatcaaaactaactcgattacatgatagatctcatcctact
This region includes:
- the LOC123395860 gene encoding meiotic recombination protein DMC1 homolog B, with the protein product MAPSKQYDEGGQLQLMEADRVEEEEECFESIDKLITQGINAGDVKKLQDAGIYTCNGLMMHTKKSLTGIKGLSEAKVDKICEAAEKLLSQGFMTGSDLLIKRKSVVRITTGSQALDELLGGGIETLCITEAFGEFRSGKTQLAHTLCVSTQLPLHMHGGNGKVAYIDTEGTFRPERIVPIAERFGMDANAVLDNIIYARAYTYEHQYNLLLGLAAKMAEEPFRLLIVDSVIALFRVDFSGRGELAERQQKLAQMLSRLTKIAEEFNVAVYITNQVIADPGGGMFITDPKKPAGGHVLAHAATIRLMLRKGKGEQRVCKIFDAPNLPEGEAVFQITTGGLADVKD